Within the Candidatus Methylacidiphilales bacterium genome, the region TGCAGCCGGATCCGATAGGGTTTGATGCTAAGGATGTGAATTGGTATAGATATGTGAGGAATAATGCGGTGAATTGGAGGGATCCGAGCGGGTTAGTTCCAGTTTGGTTTTGGCCTTTTCTTGAGAAAACTGCTGTAGTTCTCACGCTTGTATTAGCAGGTAAGGAGGCCTCAGAGAAGATAAATGGTTGGAGTTCAAGAGGTGGTGGAGGCAATGATAATGGCGGTGGCGGCGGTGATAGCATGGAATATTGTGAAAGATATATCAAAGAAAAAGAATCAATGTGTAATGATGTTGTAATGAGCTTAAAAATAGAATGTGCTAAAAGAAATATGGACTATAAAACATCAGATCACACTTATACATGCCACCCTTTTTCAATAACTTTGCCGTGTGACGGTCATTGCGTCAGGAAGTGTGATAAATGAATAAAATAACTATGACAAATATTAAAAATATATTTCTCAAGATTAAATTTTTATTACTTGTCTTTTGCTTACACCTAATGCTCGCTTGTATCTTGAAATGGTTAAAATTTACTAGCGTTGAGATGGAAATATTAAATCAGAAACGAAAACTTGCACTTGATGAAATAAACTGGTATATAAAGATATCAAGGTCAATAGATATTTTTGCTTCTACCAAATTTACAAGTAGTCACGAGCTTTCACTAATTAAAGTGCTACAAGAATCAGCCGTTCACGCAAACTCAGGCTACAATCTCTGTCAGTGGAGTGGGCAGCTAGTGAGGTTATACAATCTGTCTTCTAAAGAGAAAAAGATTAATTCTGCATCTGAACTTAAACCATGAAAAGATACCGATTCTATAAAAGAATAGGCATATATATATTATGTCTGATAATCGCAGTTGTAATTTTTTCGCCATGGTTTGATTTTTACATAAAATTCTCTAAGAATAGCGAAATCATTTTTCAAGAGATAAAGCGATGGGCTATAGTAGTAAAGTCTCGAAAAATACTGTTTAAGAACCATATAGATTCACAAACAGTTTTGAATAATGAAATAGAAGATTTTAAGAAACAACACCATGTTTTGCCCAAATGGGTTATGTTAACTGAAACATTCTATGGGATGACACAGACTTACATCATTATCTGGAGCGATCCTATGCCATCAGAACTAAGTGCTGTTGACGCAGCTAGAAAAACTTTAGATTATACTACTATGCAGCAAGCTGCTGAGAGTGATAATCTTGATTATATAAAACAATCTATAGCTCGCGTAAACCAAATAGATGAACGTTGTAGAAATCTAACTAAGAGTATTGCTAAAGAATGTGAACAACTGTGTGGTGAAGTGATTACGAACTTTGAGGCTTACAGTATGGGACGTGTAGGTTTTGAAGGTTCCTGTGGTGGAATCTGTGACTCTTTATCTGTCCCTCTAATTAAATAAATGAAAAGGAGACGTAAGTTCCTCGCTATAACCATTGGAATAGATTTTGAGTGAGGAAAAGGGGACGTAGTAGACAAATTATTGAATAAGATATATATGCAACGTAACTAACACACCGCATAGAAATCACGAAGGCAATTTCCGTGTGGATATTCTATGGGATGGATAGGCTCGTCTCCAAGGCGACTCTTCGACATCTCGCCCCAAATATCGTAGAAAAATCAGAACCGGCACAGAGGCAGCCATCCCGTTGCCGGGATCACTTGATCACCCATCTATACGTCTGCAATCATCAAAAACGCTGATAACATTTTCATGAAAAAAGATCTTTACATCTGCGACGACATCGGGCAAGTTACGCAAGTGCAATACGGAACGGTCAACAACGCAAACCCGAGCAAGCCGCAAGGCTGGGCGTATGATCTGGTAGGCAACCGCGCCACACACACCGACTACCTGCAAGAAAACATCCTCGGCAGCACCGCCCGCCTCATCGACCTGCAAGGCACCGAGATCCACCGCACCCGATACGACGTCTATGGAAAAGCCCACCTCGCCGACAGCAGCACAGCGAATAACTTTACCTCCTACAATGCCAGCCCCACCCGCTTCTGGTTCACTGGGCGCGAAATGCTTGCTAAGACAAACGGCGGCATCGGCTCAGGTCTATACGATTTGCTTCCCGAGCCTATACAGAGTGCGGCCACCGGCTCGAAGGAAGGGTCGCCGTTACCGGCTAGGTATTACCGCAACCGCGTTTATAGTACCGTTCACGGCCGCTTCCTACAGCCGGATCCGATCGGCTTTAAGGCTAAGGATGTGAATTGGTATAGATATGTGGGGAATGGGGTGGTGAATTATATAGATCCGATGGGATTAATAAGTAGCAGCACAGGTTATAATCCATTTTTAGATAGGTCAGACGAT harbors:
- a CDS encoding RHS repeat-associated core domain-containing protein, with the protein product YFTPSGQPYYSATRLRVGYTGREMLVNTWGGLGAGLYDYRNRIYSTTIGRFLQPDPIGFDAKDVNWYRYVRNNAVNWRDPSGLVPVWFWPFLEKTAVVLTLVLAGKEASEKINGWSSRGGGGNDNGGGGGDSMEYCERYIKEKESMCNDVVMSLKIECAKRNMDYKTSDHTYTCHPFSITLPCDGHCVRKCDK